One part of the Mariniblastus fucicola genome encodes these proteins:
- a CDS encoding MotA/TolQ/ExbB proton channel family protein — translation MKRTPSWITVLPSLVVPVCLGLSFYLGLQYLIDTKAIADETVLRYLTGHPVSRITVAMALIGMSSLMMIGWNLVGQFSSESEITLGEEGTDSNGAEGKDVRETAVDHGQSMLDLPDRLHSHYLWERLVNAVHSIYRTGSTGNVEEELKYLSDIDLERQQQRYALVRILIWATPMLGFLGTVLGISQALGGIAVGPDNDFQQMMDGLRGNLYIAFDTTALALTLSMVMMFAQFLVERFESQLLRLVDQRARSEIARHYELTASGGSFDSQQVIETIKNVMVDQTEIWRDSIRKAEQAWTASLTQTSDLVRNQLTESLDENIAALAHYLGEAIEKADMSISHRWSQWQVCLSENARLMEKHLLTLASQTESVQTIVGSLENSTAFDAALQHQQDAILATTRTHRVLNELLEKVKDAGLVADAPLASPVATQSPVATQSPVATQSPVATQSPVAAQSSADNIVVADVDQEVVESIEDDVELEQPTIRLFNESDDAVEDAPPADSEREFDSIKFPVEVSDTQVINQSNSARVARALAGDAGGISSSDVTFKVPVSGVRASKNSDESNGNRRAA, via the coding sequence GTGAAACGAACTCCAAGCTGGATTACTGTTCTCCCATCGCTGGTCGTACCGGTCTGTCTTGGGCTGAGCTTCTACCTTGGGCTGCAGTATTTGATTGACACAAAAGCGATCGCCGACGAAACCGTTTTACGCTACCTGACCGGCCACCCGGTTTCCAGAATCACCGTCGCGATGGCGCTGATTGGAATGTCATCGTTGATGATGATTGGGTGGAATTTGGTCGGACAGTTTTCCTCTGAAAGCGAAATTACGCTGGGCGAAGAAGGCACCGATTCCAACGGCGCTGAAGGAAAAGACGTCCGCGAGACCGCTGTTGATCATGGGCAGTCAATGTTGGATCTGCCAGATCGGTTGCACAGCCACTATTTGTGGGAGCGACTGGTCAATGCTGTGCATTCGATCTACCGCACGGGTTCGACCGGGAACGTCGAAGAGGAACTGAAGTACCTTTCCGATATCGATCTGGAACGTCAACAGCAACGATACGCACTGGTACGAATCCTGATTTGGGCCACGCCAATGCTGGGTTTCCTCGGCACGGTTCTCGGTATTTCACAGGCGCTCGGTGGGATTGCTGTCGGGCCTGACAATGATTTCCAACAGATGATGGATGGGCTGCGAGGCAACCTCTACATCGCCTTCGATACCACGGCACTCGCGTTGACTTTGTCGATGGTCATGATGTTCGCCCAGTTCCTTGTTGAGCGTTTCGAATCACAATTGTTGCGACTGGTGGATCAGCGTGCTCGATCTGAAATTGCCAGACACTACGAACTGACCGCCAGCGGCGGAAGCTTTGACTCACAACAGGTCATCGAGACGATTAAAAATGTGATGGTCGACCAGACCGAGATCTGGCGAGACAGCATTCGCAAAGCCGAACAGGCGTGGACGGCATCGCTGACTCAGACCAGTGACCTCGTTCGCAATCAGTTGACCGAATCGCTGGACGAAAACATCGCGGCATTGGCTCACTATCTTGGCGAGGCGATCGAGAAAGCTGATATGTCGATTTCGCATCGCTGGTCGCAGTGGCAAGTTTGCCTGTCGGAGAATGCGAGGCTGATGGAGAAGCATTTGCTGACTTTGGCAAGCCAAACCGAGTCGGTGCAAACGATTGTCGGGTCACTGGAAAACTCCACCGCCTTCGATGCTGCTCTGCAACATCAGCAGGATGCCATTCTGGCGACGACGCGAACGCACCGAGTGCTCAATGAGCTGCTGGAAAAGGTCAAAGACGCTGGCTTGGTCGCAGATGCACCGCTGGCAAGTCCTGTTGCGACGCAAAGTCCTGTTGCGACGCAAAGTCCTGTTGCGACGCAAAGTCCTGTCGCGACGCAAAGTCCTGTTGCGGCTCAAAGCTCTGCCGACAACATCGTTGTGGCAGACGTGGATCAGGAAGTTGTCGAATCGATTGAAGATGATGTCGAGCTCGAACAGCCAACGATTCGGCTGTTCAACGAGTCTGATGACGCTGTTGAAGATGCGCCCCCAGCCGATTCAGAACGCGAATTCGATTCAATCAAGTTTCCTGTGGAAGTCAGCGACACACAGGTGATCAACCAGTCGAATTCGGCGCGAGTTGCCCGAGCCCTTGCAGGCGATGCGGGCGGCATCTCAAGTTCGGACGTGACTTTCAAAGTGCCTGTCAGTGGCGTGCGTGCGTCGAAGAATTCTGACGAATCAAACGGGAACCGAAGGGCCGCATGA
- a CDS encoding UbiA family prenyltransferase has product MAWLRLLRIAALPSALANLLIGYLLANLSWQPALPLVWLLLSSACLYLAGMVLNDVFDIEIDRVERPSRPLPSASVSLSLARMVGYGLLIAGPIFAALASVTSLIIAIGLAIAVYLYDGPLKRTLLAPALMGSCRTLNILLGASTVATIPSVAIWYAVGIGVFVAGITLLARREAETNQSASLLIPGSALMVGGMLVIGYFVWTYASQNVSDPKLARFFPLAFGFLFLPILRRLAIAISKRSGSAVQATVITSLRSLILFDACTAMLIENGRPYYSIVFVGLLAASWLLGRATRLT; this is encoded by the coding sequence ATGGCGTGGCTCAGACTTTTACGAATCGCGGCGCTGCCCTCGGCGCTGGCGAACCTGCTGATCGGATACCTGCTGGCAAACCTGTCGTGGCAGCCCGCTTTGCCACTGGTCTGGCTACTGCTTTCGTCAGCCTGCCTGTACCTGGCGGGCATGGTGTTGAACGATGTGTTTGACATCGAAATTGATCGTGTGGAAAGGCCATCGCGACCACTGCCATCCGCGTCTGTTTCCCTCTCGCTAGCCCGAATGGTTGGATACGGGCTGTTGATTGCAGGGCCGATTTTCGCAGCACTGGCTTCGGTGACCAGCCTGATCATTGCGATCGGTTTGGCCATCGCGGTATACCTCTACGATGGTCCGTTGAAGCGAACGTTGCTGGCTCCCGCCTTGATGGGATCCTGTCGCACATTGAATATTTTGCTGGGCGCGTCGACGGTTGCCACGATTCCATCGGTTGCGATTTGGTACGCCGTCGGGATCGGAGTCTTCGTCGCAGGGATCACATTGCTGGCCCGACGGGAAGCGGAAACGAACCAATCGGCTTCGTTGCTGATTCCGGGAAGTGCTCTGATGGTTGGCGGAATGTTGGTGATCGGTTATTTCGTCTGGACTTACGCCTCGCAAAACGTTTCCGATCCCAAGCTCGCACGTTTCTTTCCGCTCGCGTTTGGCTTCTTGTTTCTGCCGATTCTGCGCCGACTGGCGATCGCGATTTCAAAACGATCCGGCAGCGCGGTTCAGGCCACGGTCATCACGAGCCTTCGAAGCCTGATACTTTTCGATGCTTGCACCGCGATGTTGATTGAGAACGGCCGGCCGTATTATTCGATCGTGTTCGTGGGCTTGCTGGCGGCGTCATGGTTGCTGGGGCGAGCAACGAGGCTGACTTGA
- the metK gene encoding methionine adenosyltransferase: MASGKYLFTSESVSMGHPDKLADQISDAILDAMLEQDPASRVACETMVSTEMAVIAGEITSKADVDIEKVVRDVIRDVGYTDASIGIGCDSCQVQVNLDQQSPDIAMGVDADGAGDQGLMFGFACDDTEELMPLPIALSHKILDRLNKARFDKEVDWLRPDSKSQVTVEYDGFKPVRIDTVVVSTQHDPGVDNETIQKFVREQIVEPLLPAELNKGDIKYHINPTGNFVIGGPHGDCGLTGRKIIVDTYGGWGRHGGGAFSGKDSTKVDRSAAYMARHVAKNIVASGLASRCEVQLAYAIGVADPVSVHVDTQGTGSIPDEKICEIVTEQYPLSTQGIIKYLELRRPIFRKTAAGGHFGRSDADFSWENTSSAKALADKASALV; encoded by the coding sequence GTGGCCTCTGGCAAATATCTATTTACAAGCGAATCCGTCAGCATGGGTCACCCCGACAAGCTGGCAGATCAAATTTCTGACGCAATTCTTGACGCGATGCTTGAGCAGGATCCTGCCAGCCGCGTAGCTTGCGAAACCATGGTTTCAACCGAGATGGCAGTCATCGCCGGCGAGATCACTTCGAAGGCCGACGTTGACATCGAGAAAGTCGTCCGCGACGTAATCCGCGACGTCGGTTACACGGATGCTTCGATCGGAATCGGTTGCGATTCATGTCAGGTGCAAGTCAACCTTGATCAGCAGAGCCCTGACATTGCGATGGGTGTCGACGCTGATGGTGCTGGCGACCAGGGTTTGATGTTCGGCTTCGCTTGCGATGATACTGAAGAGCTGATGCCTCTTCCGATCGCGCTTTCGCACAAAATTCTTGACCGCCTGAACAAAGCACGCTTCGACAAAGAAGTTGATTGGTTGCGTCCGGACAGCAAGAGCCAGGTGACGGTCGAATACGATGGCTTCAAGCCAGTTCGCATCGACACCGTTGTTGTTTCGACCCAACACGATCCTGGCGTCGACAACGAGACGATTCAAAAGTTCGTTCGCGAACAGATTGTTGAGCCTTTGTTGCCTGCAGAATTGAACAAGGGCGACATCAAGTATCACATCAACCCAACGGGTAACTTTGTGATCGGCGGTCCTCATGGCGACTGCGGGTTGACGGGTCGCAAGATCATCGTTGACACCTACGGTGGCTGGGGACGTCACGGCGGCGGTGCATTCAGCGGCAAGGACTCGACGAAGGTTGACCGCAGTGCGGCTTACATGGCGCGGCACGTTGCCAAGAACATTGTGGCATCCGGCCTGGCCAGTCGCTGCGAAGTTCAACTGGCTTATGCGATCGGCGTTGCTGACCCTGTCAGCGTTCATGTTGACACTCAGGGCACTGGCTCGATTCCCGATGAGAAGATTTGCGAAATCGTGACGGAGCAGTATCCGCTGTCGACTCAGGGAATCATCAAGTACCTCGAGTTGCGTCGTCCGATCTTCCGCAAGACAGCCGCTGGCGGTCACTTTGGCCGCAGCGATGCAGATTTCTCATGGGAGAATACTTCTTCTGCAAAGGCTTTGGCCGACAAGGCAAGTGCTTTGGTTTAA
- a CDS encoding UTP--glucose-1-phosphate uridylyltransferase: protein MNATIDSGLRQQLEQYEQQHVLQFWDQLDAEQQSSLAESLSNIDFAQLGELFAAASSESSWAELAAAAKVPPAKTLEDFANAASFAKAREKGLETLRGGKVAMVIVAGGQGSRLGFDHPKGLFPIGPISERTLFQIFFENVKARGAESDTTIPLYIMTSPPTHVETVEFLKQNNWFGIDEKDVRVFCQGTMPAVDENGKLILESKGSIFRSPDGHGGTLKALEVNGCLADMEQRGIEHLFYAQIDNPLVQVCHPALIGYHVLSGSEMTSQVVRKSEPLQKVGNVVEVDGVVQIIEYSDLPEEYARQTNDDGSLKLWAGSIAVHIFTADFLKRSVANADSLPFHRAHKKVPFVNTEGTLVSPDAPNAFKFEKFIFDLLPSAKNAIVCEVDPAEGFCAVKNAPPAPSETPQHVKDAIANLHRSWLESAGATVADEVKVEISPLFATDREALAAKIEPGTTIDSDKYFDA, encoded by the coding sequence TTGAACGCGACAATCGACTCGGGACTTAGACAGCAACTTGAGCAATACGAGCAGCAGCACGTTCTGCAGTTCTGGGATCAACTCGACGCCGAACAGCAAAGTTCGCTCGCAGAATCCCTCTCCAATATTGACTTCGCCCAGCTTGGCGAACTCTTCGCTGCCGCATCTTCGGAATCCAGCTGGGCAGAGCTCGCAGCAGCGGCAAAAGTTCCTCCGGCCAAAACGTTGGAAGATTTTGCAAACGCCGCATCGTTTGCCAAAGCCCGCGAGAAAGGGCTGGAAACTTTGCGCGGTGGAAAAGTCGCCATGGTGATCGTGGCTGGAGGGCAGGGCAGCCGACTTGGATTCGATCACCCCAAAGGTCTGTTTCCGATCGGACCGATCAGCGAACGGACTCTGTTCCAGATCTTTTTCGAAAACGTAAAAGCTCGCGGCGCCGAATCGGACACCACGATCCCGCTGTACATCATGACCAGCCCGCCAACGCATGTCGAAACTGTAGAGTTCCTGAAGCAAAACAACTGGTTTGGAATCGACGAGAAAGACGTTCGCGTTTTCTGCCAGGGGACGATGCCTGCGGTAGATGAAAACGGAAAACTGATCCTCGAATCGAAAGGCAGCATTTTCCGCAGCCCCGACGGGCATGGTGGCACGCTTAAAGCGCTCGAAGTCAACGGTTGCCTGGCTGACATGGAACAGCGAGGCATCGAACATCTTTTCTATGCGCAAATCGACAATCCACTGGTTCAGGTCTGCCACCCCGCGCTGATTGGGTATCACGTTTTGTCGGGATCAGAGATGACGTCTCAAGTGGTCCGCAAGTCGGAACCGCTACAGAAAGTCGGCAATGTGGTCGAGGTCGACGGTGTTGTACAGATCATCGAATACAGTGACTTGCCAGAAGAATACGCGAGGCAGACGAACGACGATGGATCGTTGAAGCTCTGGGCGGGAAGTATCGCTGTCCACATCTTCACCGCTGACTTTCTCAAACGATCGGTCGCCAACGCGGATTCGTTGCCGTTTCATCGGGCTCACAAAAAAGTCCCGTTTGTGAACACCGAGGGTACTTTGGTTTCGCCAGACGCTCCGAATGCTTTCAAGTTTGAAAAGTTCATTTTTGATCTTCTTCCATCGGCGAAGAATGCGATCGTTTGCGAAGTCGATCCGGCAGAAGGATTTTGCGCCGTCAAGAATGCTCCTCCAGCACCATCGGAGACTCCGCAACACGTCAAAGATGCGATCGCCAACCTGCATCGTAGTTGGTTGGAATCAGCCGGCGCAACGGTGGCAGACGAAGTCAAAGTCGAAATCAGTCCATTGTTCGCGACGGACCGGGAAGCTCTGGCTGCGAAGATCGAACCCGGCACAACGATCGACTCTGACAAATACTTCGACGCCTGA
- a CDS encoding mannose-1-phosphate guanylyltransferase — MIYATIMAGGAGTRFWPASRKMTPKQLLNLAGDRSMIQSTVDRLGTLCPPKNVLVVTNEVLVDAIRDQLPDVPAESIIGEPAKRDTAPCVGLAAAWVMAMDPEAIMAVMPADHVISPDDVLQKAMQHAASLVEEDETRIVTFGIKPTYPAEVFGYIERSEELPGTEYPTFDVARFREKPDAKTAAEFLKAGTFYWNSGIFVWKAKTILAALEKFEPEMTAHLKTIQASIGTDSFAETLTKEFTAIKGTSIDYAVMERYDNVKVVEAPFQWDDLGNWTALPRQRGVDDEGNTIDAKHLGIKTSNSIVRSDDDHLIVTVGMEDCIVVRTPDATLIANRNDESAVKEVVKKLAENGWTEYL; from the coding sequence ATGATTTACGCAACGATAATGGCCGGCGGCGCTGGCACCCGGTTCTGGCCAGCCAGCCGCAAAATGACTCCCAAACAGTTGCTCAATCTGGCTGGCGACCGTTCCATGATTCAGTCGACCGTAGATCGACTCGGTACGTTGTGTCCGCCGAAAAATGTACTGGTCGTGACAAACGAAGTACTCGTTGACGCGATTCGCGATCAGCTTCCCGACGTTCCTGCTGAATCCATCATTGGCGAACCCGCAAAGCGGGACACGGCTCCCTGTGTGGGACTTGCTGCGGCGTGGGTGATGGCGATGGACCCGGAAGCAATCATGGCCGTGATGCCTGCCGACCACGTGATCTCGCCGGACGATGTGTTACAGAAAGCCATGCAACATGCGGCCAGCCTTGTCGAAGAAGACGAAACTCGAATCGTTACTTTCGGTATCAAGCCAACCTATCCGGCGGAAGTGTTTGGCTATATCGAACGCAGCGAAGAGCTGCCAGGGACTGAGTACCCGACATTCGATGTCGCACGATTCCGGGAGAAACCCGACGCAAAAACTGCTGCCGAATTTCTGAAAGCCGGCACGTTTTATTGGAACTCCGGCATTTTTGTCTGGAAAGCAAAGACGATTCTGGCAGCGTTGGAAAAGTTCGAGCCAGAGATGACAGCTCATCTGAAAACGATTCAGGCTTCGATCGGCACCGATTCATTCGCCGAAACGCTGACTAAAGAGTTCACTGCGATCAAGGGAACGTCGATTGACTACGCGGTCATGGAGCGATACGACAACGTGAAAGTTGTCGAAGCTCCATTTCAATGGGACGATCTTGGCAACTGGACTGCTCTTCCGCGGCAACGGGGAGTCGACGATGAGGGAAACACGATCGACGCGAAACACCTCGGGATCAAGACCAGCAACAGCATTGTTCGCAGTGATGACGATCACCTGATCGTCACCGTGGGCATGGAAGACTGCATCGTGGTACGCACTCCTGACGCGACGCTGATCGCAAACCGCAACGATGAATCAGCGGTGAAAGAAGTCGTCAAAAAGCTGGCTGAGAACGGCTGGACCGAGTATCTCTAA
- a CDS encoding alpha/beta hydrolase, which yields MRHFIFLAIVFLMGSLVQAQTEPKKNDPPKFSFGSIEPKNVAYPNWKTATFGGTQFWTDVRVASDWRIQRNSSFGHFRLLDEDNIRQAWGEESKCTAELEKRLKTGTVKPCRGEVVILLHGLCRSWRSMKTLAEHLETMGYETILFRYASSRQPVAEHARCLRQVIDSLPPDVTEINFVAHSLGNIVVRHYVSDCAKSSDCKLDSRINRMVMIGPPNQGSRMARLMKDSLSFKMIAGASGAQLSLGWEKLSENLATPEFEFGIIAGGYGADGSALSNPVLYGQDDFTVSKWETMLPGADDFLVKHLVHSTMMNQLEVLEATTQFLDKGYFISNERKRPIQSLPAKPGLEEVAK from the coding sequence ATGAGACACTTCATTTTTCTGGCCATCGTTTTTTTAATGGGCTCGCTCGTTCAAGCTCAGACAGAACCGAAGAAAAACGACCCGCCAAAATTTAGTTTCGGTTCAATTGAACCAAAAAACGTTGCATACCCAAACTGGAAAACAGCCACGTTTGGCGGGACCCAGTTCTGGACTGACGTCCGCGTTGCTTCCGACTGGCGGATCCAGCGCAACAGCAGTTTCGGCCATTTCCGTTTGCTTGATGAAGATAACATTCGCCAAGCCTGGGGTGAAGAATCGAAGTGCACCGCAGAGCTTGAAAAGAGACTGAAGACTGGAACGGTCAAACCGTGCCGAGGTGAAGTGGTCATTCTGTTGCACGGACTTTGCCGCTCGTGGCGTTCCATGAAGACACTGGCCGAGCATCTCGAAACGATGGGCTACGAAACGATTCTTTTTCGCTATGCGAGCTCTCGCCAGCCCGTTGCAGAGCACGCCCGCTGCCTGAGGCAAGTGATCGATTCGCTGCCTCCAGATGTAACAGAAATCAATTTCGTGGCCCATTCCCTGGGCAACATCGTCGTCCGACACTACGTTTCGGATTGTGCCAAATCATCCGATTGCAAACTCGATTCCCGAATCAATCGCATGGTTATGATCGGCCCGCCGAATCAGGGGTCGCGAATGGCGAGACTGATGAAAGACAGCTTGAGTTTCAAAATGATCGCAGGCGCCAGTGGAGCCCAACTTTCGCTCGGCTGGGAGAAACTGAGCGAGAATCTAGCGACGCCTGAATTTGAATTTGGCATCATCGCGGGAGGCTATGGTGCGGATGGTTCGGCATTGAGCAATCCAGTGCTTTACGGCCAGGACGATTTTACGGTTTCGAAATGGGAAACGATGTTGCCCGGCGCTGATGACTTCCTGGTCAAGCATCTGGTCCATTCAACGATGATGAATCAGCTGGAGGTACTTGAAGCGACAACACAATTCTTGGACAAGGGTTATTTCATCTCGAATGAACGCAAGCGGCCCATTCAATCGCTGCCAGCAAAACCAGGCCTTGAAGAGGTGGCGAAGTGA
- the ruvX gene encoding Holliday junction resolvase RuvX: protein MSHEAESSNPVSDPIPDSGRVIGIDFGTARIGIAVSDPGQSIASPLEIRQVQNQNSDGNYFQQLVKTETAVGFVVGLPVHMSGDESKKSREAVAFGQWLHEITERPVAFHDERFSTAMAKEICSQLGLKGPKRKTHLDKIAAQVILASWLELEDRNQNLPKSLDSNQ from the coding sequence GTGAGCCACGAAGCGGAATCCTCGAATCCAGTTTCCGACCCGATTCCTGATTCCGGAAGAGTCATCGGTATCGATTTTGGAACGGCACGAATCGGCATCGCGGTTAGCGACCCCGGTCAGTCGATTGCCAGCCCGCTGGAGATTCGTCAGGTTCAGAATCAGAACTCGGACGGCAATTATTTTCAACAGCTGGTCAAAACGGAAACCGCGGTTGGATTCGTCGTTGGCCTGCCCGTTCACATGAGCGGCGATGAGAGCAAGAAATCTCGGGAAGCCGTAGCGTTCGGTCAGTGGCTGCACGAGATCACCGAACGCCCGGTTGCGTTTCACGACGAACGATTTTCCACAGCGATGGCCAAAGAAATCTGCTCTCAACTGGGCCTCAAAGGTCCGAAACGGAAAACCCACCTGGACAAAATTGCCGCTCAGGTGATTCTGGCATCCTGGCTGGAACTGGAAGACCGGAACCAGAACCTGCCGAAGTCGCTCGACTCAAATCAGTAG
- a CDS encoding S1C family serine protease — MKKTGNFSITAIIVAFIGASLLSTLTASAQSDEDSSSKTTRRSRRSLTKEDSSLLSVFEPVAISAGESTVRVQSGTRQIAVGTVVDSSGLILTKASEMRGDLKCRLPNGDVIPASVFGIDTENDLALLKIDADGLAVAPLAPVAPPTRGKWIVSPTDQNGSLKVGVVGVDERKIPASQAFIGIQMLDEVSDGGVLITKVVENTPAQKAKLRIEDVILKIDQVEVKNRNALKQAIGKYTPGTDVALTVKRDDEEMVIKLTLADASSVSPMNNRSRIQNSMGSRLSRRGKNFPRAFQHDMALEAKHCGSPVVDLDGQIVGINIARSGRVSSLAIPIDAVISVIEKLKTGEFSPVKVYASRIRNSEMEIAAMQERLESNKETVEESIEGVDDSSAKIEELERMKREITERIKEVYENRQDLAKKKRVLESKNKEVERSIRKLERQLDAMKAGKKY; from the coding sequence ATGAAGAAGACAGGCAATTTTTCGATCACCGCGATCATCGTCGCGTTCATCGGCGCAAGCCTTTTGTCCACCTTGACGGCCTCGGCTCAGTCAGACGAGGACAGCAGTTCCAAAACGACTCGGCGATCTCGACGATCGTTGACCAAGGAAGACTCGTCGCTACTCTCGGTTTTCGAACCGGTTGCGATTTCGGCTGGTGAGTCGACTGTCCGCGTCCAAAGCGGCACTCGCCAGATTGCGGTAGGCACCGTTGTGGACTCAAGCGGTTTGATTCTGACCAAGGCCAGCGAGATGCGCGGCGATTTGAAGTGTCGATTACCCAACGGGGATGTGATCCCGGCCAGCGTCTTTGGGATCGATACCGAAAATGATCTCGCGCTGCTGAAGATTGACGCAGACGGCTTGGCAGTCGCTCCTCTTGCTCCTGTTGCTCCACCGACGCGTGGGAAGTGGATTGTCTCGCCCACCGATCAAAACGGTTCGCTGAAAGTTGGCGTCGTTGGCGTCGATGAGCGAAAGATTCCCGCCTCACAGGCGTTCATTGGCATTCAAATGTTGGACGAAGTCAGCGACGGTGGCGTTCTGATTACCAAAGTTGTCGAAAACACTCCGGCTCAGAAAGCGAAACTGCGAATTGAAGATGTGATCTTGAAAATCGATCAGGTTGAAGTGAAAAACCGTAACGCTTTGAAGCAGGCTATTGGCAAATACACGCCGGGCACCGATGTGGCGCTGACCGTCAAGCGGGACGATGAAGAGATGGTCATCAAGCTCACGCTTGCCGACGCTTCGTCAGTCAGCCCGATGAACAATCGAAGTCGAATTCAAAACAGTATGGGTAGTCGTCTGAGTCGTCGTGGCAAAAATTTTCCACGTGCTTTTCAGCATGATATGGCACTCGAAGCCAAACATTGTGGCAGTCCGGTTGTTGACCTTGATGGTCAGATCGTGGGAATCAACATCGCTCGTTCTGGTCGTGTTTCCAGCCTTGCGATTCCGATCGATGCCGTCATCTCCGTCATCGAAAAACTTAAGACGGGCGAGTTTTCTCCTGTGAAAGTTTATGCAAGTCGAATTCGTAACTCGGAGATGGAAATCGCTGCGATGCAGGAGCGTCTGGAATCGAACAAGGAGACTGTCGAGGAAAGCATCGAAGGCGTCGATGACAGTTCTGCGAAGATCGAAGAGTTGGAACGTATGAAACGTGAAATCACCGAGCGGATCAAAGAGGTGTACGAAAATCGCCAGGATCTCGCGAAGAAGAAACGTGTTCTTGAGTCGAAGAACAAAGAAGTCGAGCGGTCGATTCGTAAACTTGAACGTCAGCTCGACGCGATGAAGGCCGGCAAGAAGTACTAG
- a CDS encoding S1C family serine protease: MSKLNDLRTTFYLRAASLICLVALFVSVPVGFAQTLEVQGDILLEVETILGESEEGSEELSRLVDKSTIADLEFLNSGESPTSIDQLKAMQDHVASLYQRVEPAVVNIQSGMGQGSGVVVTSDGYILTAAHVISIPNRSAIITFPDGSRARAQTLGLFRGLDAGLLKIYAMVPEASDPSKDEGKEEAEVEDADSNDGDEEETPEADESDDSKMDSDKNSSDEDSSDEDSSDTDVPDEQEEPESDSGDSESDDEEDKSDAEGDSEEDTGPEKVDRFAVADDLPSFSYLEIGDSAELKLGQWVIAVGHPGGIDEDRGIVLRVGRINEIKREEDSVYVSTDCTLVGGDSGGPLIGMDGSVVGIHSRIGMQLRQNFHVPSNDFVDNWTALINPVVHDRDPEVNLNFRGRTNVIASVPRRSLAARSGLRSSDRVIRVGDKEIYDKLQFDDAISDLKPYQQVEFEVQRKGKKTVVDVTIGEKSEKVGFR; this comes from the coding sequence ATGTCAAAATTGAACGATCTGCGAACAACGTTTTATCTGCGAGCGGCTTCTTTGATCTGCCTCGTCGCACTTTTTGTTTCTGTTCCAGTCGGGTTTGCCCAGACGCTTGAAGTTCAAGGCGACATCCTGCTTGAAGTCGAAACGATTCTTGGTGAATCCGAAGAAGGCAGTGAAGAGCTTTCGCGATTGGTGGACAAGTCCACGATTGCCGATCTGGAGTTTTTGAACTCTGGAGAATCGCCAACGTCGATTGATCAACTGAAGGCAATGCAAGATCACGTCGCAAGTCTCTATCAACGAGTCGAACCCGCGGTCGTCAATATCCAGTCAGGCATGGGCCAGGGCAGCGGCGTGGTGGTGACCAGTGACGGCTACATCCTGACGGCAGCACACGTGATTTCGATTCCCAACCGATCGGCGATCATTACGTTCCCGGACGGTTCGCGCGCCAGAGCTCAGACGTTAGGTTTGTTTCGAGGACTCGATGCTGGACTGTTGAAGATTTACGCCATGGTGCCTGAAGCGTCTGATCCGTCCAAGGACGAAGGCAAAGAAGAAGCCGAAGTTGAGGATGCTGATTCGAACGATGGTGATGAGGAGGAAACGCCGGAGGCTGATGAGTCCGACGATTCCAAAATGGACTCTGACAAAAACAGCTCTGACGAAGACAGCTCTGACGAAGACAGCTCTGATACAGACGTGCCGGATGAGCAGGAGGAACCCGAATCAGATTCTGGTGACTCTGAATCCGATGACGAAGAAGACAAATCCGACGCCGAAGGTGATTCTGAAGAGGACACCGGCCCTGAAAAAGTAGACCGTTTCGCTGTCGCAGATGATCTCCCTTCATTCAGCTATCTCGAAATTGGTGACTCTGCAGAACTCAAGCTCGGTCAGTGGGTCATCGCAGTCGGCCATCCCGGTGGCATCGATGAAGACCGCGGTATCGTACTTCGGGTCGGCCGAATCAACGAAATTAAACGCGAAGAAGATAGCGTCTACGTCAGCACCGACTGCACGCTTGTCGGCGGTGACTCTGGAGGACCTCTGATCGGAATGGATGGAAGCGTAGTCGGAATTCACAGCCGCATCGGTATGCAGTTGAGGCAGAACTTTCACGTTCCGTCGAACGACTTTGTTGATAACTGGACTGCTTTGATCAATCCGGTTGTTCACGATCGAGATCCGGAAGTGAACTTGAATTTTCGCGGGCGAACGAATGTCATCGCGAGTGTTCCTCGCCGCTCGCTTGCTGCCCGCAGTGGCCTGCGATCTTCAGATCGAGTCATCCGGGTTGGTGACAAAGAAATTTATGACAAGCTTCAATTCGACGATGCGATTTCAGATTTGAAGCCGTATCAGCAAGTCGAATTTGAAGTTCAGCGTAAAGGTAAAAAGACAGTAGTTGACGTCACGATTGGCGAGAAGTCTGAAAAAGTGGGGTTTCGATAG